The Planctomycetota bacterium genome includes a region encoding these proteins:
- a CDS encoding NAD(+)/NADH kinase, whose translation MKRIILSGDTRKPGVAAAVGDLLPWLRERVEVVALDLAMDRELEHVEADFVVVLGGDGAILSTARRLGRNQLPVLGVNHGKFGFLAELSPEQLRERFDEVLAGSYRVSSRMRLWCSLLRGHEKIAEHVALNDAVISRGALSRLVTMGLMVDGTRATTYNGDGVIVATPTGSTAHSLSAGGPVVDPGLEAFVITPICPHTLTNRPVVMPARYCIELLADATPVDVGLTIDGQVYQPIARGDRLVIRRAASDFQLIDLGLRTYYDTLREKLQWSGSALHSRRRD comes from the coding sequence ATGAAGCGGATCATCCTGTCGGGCGACACTCGCAAGCCGGGCGTGGCGGCCGCCGTGGGCGACCTCCTGCCCTGGCTCCGGGAGCGGGTGGAGGTGGTGGCCCTCGACCTGGCGATGGACCGCGAGCTGGAGCACGTGGAGGCCGACTTCGTGGTCGTGCTGGGAGGCGATGGTGCGATCCTCTCGACCGCGCGGCGGCTCGGGCGCAACCAGTTGCCCGTCCTGGGCGTCAACCACGGCAAGTTCGGCTTCCTGGCCGAGCTGTCGCCCGAGCAACTGCGCGAGCGCTTCGACGAGGTGCTCGCGGGCAGCTACCGGGTCTCGTCGCGCATGCGCCTGTGGTGCTCGCTGCTGCGGGGCCACGAGAAGATCGCCGAGCACGTGGCCCTCAACGACGCGGTGATCTCCCGCGGCGCGCTCTCGCGCCTCGTGACGATGGGGCTGATGGTTGACGGGACGCGGGCGACGACCTACAATGGGGACGGCGTGATCGTCGCGACCCCCACGGGTTCGACGGCGCACTCTCTGTCGGCTGGCGGCCCCGTGGTGGACCCCGGGCTGGAGGCATTCGTGATCACCCCGATCTGCCCCCACACGCTCACCAACCGGCCCGTGGTCATGCCCGCGCGGTACTGCATCGAGCTGCTGGCAGACGCGACGCCCGTGGACGTGGGGCTGACGATTGACGGCCAGGTGTACCAGCCGATCGCCCGCGGAGACCGCCTGGTGATCCGGCGCGCGGCGAGCGACTTTCAACTGATTGACCTCGGGCTTCGGACCTACTATGACACACTACGCGAGAAGCTCCAGTGGAGTGGCAGCGCGCTCCACAGTCGCCGTCGAGATTGA